Genomic segment of Hydra vulgaris chromosome 08, alternate assembly HydraT2T_AEP:
aaattaaaaataaaaacattttataaaaaaaaataaaaataaaaacattgtttatattgctaaaaacattcaaaatgttttaaaaacattcagaatgtttttaaaaacattctggtCAATTAAGTTTGcgtttttatggtttttttaaaaaaacgattaatttgtaattaaattaatggtTTTGACTTTCGTCCAACACGCAAATGCTGGACGAAagtcaaaagtaattaaaagtgaCGTATGTGTTGGCGTAAGAACCACTTTTTTCCTTCCGTGCTTCCCAAATGCAACAAACTATAGaactatatataaacatatatatatatatttatgggCTTGCACTTTATTCCTATTTTGCTATTAACAAAAgaaattcattcaaaaatatatgtaacttaaaaatttgtattggtataattaattttaataaattaaaagcatacCTTAGTTACATGATAAACAGTTTGTTGAAATGTAAACATTATAACTTCTTCTAATACAGTAAGTAACTCATCATCGGCAGATAACAATGCCTCTTTGTTGGTAGTCACCATTGTACGAGGTAAAAGATAGCTGCTCATTTTTCCTTGTAAGAAGTTGAGCATTTCTATTGCACTTGACATCCAAAACAACACAGGTTTTAATTCAGGTAGCAAACACTTCAGCAAAACCAAAGGGTCTTCATCCCTATTCAGAAggattttatcttatttttcaCAACAAAGTCACACACTCATAAGGTAAGTTACCACACATtagcacaaataataaaaaaaagtaaacattgaaaataaatattattacttgatattttttttcccaatttCTTTAGTCTTTTcctaaatacaaaaagaaatttttaaacttgattgaAATTTCTTTAGTCTTTTcctaaatacaaaaagaaatttttaaacttgattgaAATTTCTTTAGTCTCTTcctaaatacaaaaagaaattttaaacttgatttgatttaaacttgatttgttattatttaaatattatttggctGGATATATTTACCATAGCATATAAGTACCATAGAATTGGCTGGATATATTTACCATATAACACTAGCATATAAGTAGAGTAAGCATTGTCTCTTTAAACAGAAGTGCgcagtaaaaattattatttcaatagaTTTGGCACTGCACTCTCCTAGATAAAAACTAGCAATGGCAACCCTacataaaagatatattaaatcTTGCTTTAGATCGTCGTGCACAttttatgaactaaaatatattttttaattcatataactaaaaatttataaaaattacttttacagATTTAGGTTTTAAATGTCCTAATATATTTTGTACACTTTAGGATTATAAAcgctaaaatgaaaaaaaaagtcttattgATAATACCATTCAGTTCAATATCATTaactacttttattaataatgatactattatataactttatattattaccaatatcaataatatcaataatgtatttttattaaaacccacatcataatataattttatatcattattgatatcaataataaaaataatatagaattattatcaaatagttttatattatttatattactaatatcaataaaaaagcaaatatttgtatgataaaaataaatgaaaaaaaagaaaagtgtatagaaaagtaaatattaaaaaaaaaaagtaaatatttaaaacaatttaagattatatcaaaaaaccattaaaaaaaaattacccatGCAATTCTTTGCAAACCGCTTGATATCTTAAGTAAAAGTTTTCTGGTCTGCAATTCTGTAAAAGTGGCAGCAGAATGTTCAATGACCATCATGAAAAAATACATTGGTGTTAACTTAAaagctaaaacaaaacaaaaccaaaaataCTTGGATTAAATAGGCATTTTATTAATTGGTTCTAgaacataaatattattaaagtttttgaaagcatataaaaagtacaaaagtATATAACAAGAGTACAAACCTCCAAGATCTGAATCAGCAATATCTAAAATCATATTAAGAACTTcatcttcatttttaatatcataacTCATTTGTAAATAACTCTTTTCAACTTCCTTACGAGGAGCTAAATACTGAATTTCTTCTTCTTCAGAGCTGCTATCAGAACTGCTTTCATTTTCTGTAGAATCTTTTTCATCTGAAGTAAAAACTTGATTTGTGGTTTGAATAGACTTGGTGACATGGTTGATGGTAGCATAGTTGGCATTCGATGGCTGAGTGCTATtaggttttaaaagttttaaccaTGGCAATCCAGTATCTTGCTGGGTAGGatctttaaaaagaaagtaatagGACTTACCAAATCCCAAAATTGATCCAGGATTAAGTAAAGTTTCAGATGTTATAACCTCACCATTAATCGAAACTTCAGCACCTTTTGCAGGATCAACAAATATGCTGAAACTAATATCATCTACACTAGTTTCATCAGAAtttgtagaagagtttaattttttatataaataagcaTGAGGCTCCAAAATATCTGATGAAAATAATTCAATGTGATACTTGATACCACCTTCTGAAAAAGGGCCAACAATAATTGTTGGATCATCAATCTTGTGCAGAAGCTTGTCAGAAGAATTTCTAAAGCCTTGCATCAATAACAAATATGGAACATACAAAGGAGCAACAACATTTTCACTATGTGTTCCATTACATTTTGAATGTGGTGAAAAAGGTACTGGTGGTAATTCTTTAGCGCCCGAATCTATGCTTTTACTGGCACTTGACGTTTCTGAACtttcaaacaaacttaaatCAGATGAGCTTCGCCCTAGTCCTTCTGCAGTGTTAATAAAGCTGGAGGATTCAACATCTTGCTTACGACGAAGTTCAAACCTTCTAAAACGATTACCTGTTGGCTTCCAAAGGGATTGCAAAACTAAaggtttttcattttcatttacaATACGTATATACTCTGTGTTCCATATTGTTTGTTCATCTTCTTCCCCTTTTTTGGGtctattttgttgttttgtatTATAACTTGCATTTGTTGATTGGAAAGTACCAACAACATCACACAGGACAAAGTCTTTAGGGTCTGCATTTTCAAAAGCATATCTCTCAAGTGCCATTTGGATAACTTCCTGAGCACTTGAAATTGTTGACACGCGAACTGCTTTGTAATTTAATCCTGCAGAAATATTAtttccaaaaacttttaaaatcccTGGTGTCAATCTGTTAGTAGATAACTCTGTATTGTTGTAttgaagatctttttttttcttgtgaaACATTTTACTAATAGATCTTGGATGTTGGGTTCTTGTAGTTACAGATTGCTTTTTCACTTTTTGAAGACTCCTTGGATTATTATTCTCATCATTATCTTGATCATAAAAAATTGAAGAGCTTGAAAATGATaaagatttatgtttattttcatttaaactacTCTCAATAAATTCGCTTGATCCTTTATTCTTTGAAgatgtatttaaatttacttcCGAAGCTGTTGATAAAGAtgattttaaattctttgtGTTGTTTACACTTACtaacattttttcattcaaaacatTCTCTTTATCCCAGTCTACTGAAGTATCAGATATATCAGACTTAGCAGATTCAGTTATTTCATCTGTGTCAAAACTGCTTTCAGTATTAAGTGGAGTAATTTCAAAACTAGGaactgttttactttttttcttttttttaacaagtggatcatctgtttttttaactttattttcaattttgtctttgccaaatagttttttttttttctcttcttttgaTGAGCTATATTGACTTACACTATCTTCTGGTTTAACTGAAATGTTTGAATTATTTTCACAAAGAATAAATCTAgggatttttttattgctaattgCACGAGCCAAAGGACATTCTTCACTCAATAACAACACAGTTTCATCTAAAGAAATACATAAATTAAGTTAGGGTTAAGACGAGCAGATAATATTTCTGGTAGTCCATATGTCCTACAGATCAAACTTACATTCACCCTCAGAAGTATTCGCAGCCACcccttaaaaaattattaattgccCAACATTTATTGTGAGATTATATTGCGAGATTATTGTGAGAGTAATATTTATTGCCAATAGTATAACTAATAGTCAACTAGTGCATTTTTCCATAAACTTagtattaatgtttaaaaatatatatttgtgacttcatagttattaaaaaacaacttttgtatataacaaaaaaaataaatgaaacatattATTGATTATTGTAGGATAATAGACAATAATAGACACGACAATTAGATACTGATCAAAGTACTACTTTCAAATAGATTTGCAAGAtttgttatactttttgatCGAGTTCGCCTCATATTGGTTTTCTCACACCCATTATAGGGGtgctcaaaaaaacaaaattttttaaatacaaaaagccAAATTTAaggcaaatataaaaaaatacgatcacaaaaaaaaatttccaaaaatattgacatttaTTTTGTGCTCAAGCGCCAAAATACCCCAAAAAAGCCCCAAATAGTTCCCTGGTAAGTAACCTGGCTTTGAGCGCAAAGTAAatctcaatattttgtaatttttttttttttaatgtgctcGTAAAggtccaaatttttttaagattgatGTGTATCCtggtttttttcatattttttgtttaaattaaaaaaagatcttcCTCTCAAATGCCTATGTCTGAACAAGTGTTTTAGATCTGTcattttatattggtatttgatctttattttgtaaagctTACGTTATAAACTGCAAATTTCAGAACAAGACCATCAGCAgaacactatttaaaaattgttacattttATTCACAGTCTGGAAGTGGAAAATTgtcaggtaaaaaaattatgctacAGTTTACTAGACTGTGGAAACTTGTAAGCAATCACAAGGACAAagtttgttgataaaaatgatactCATACTCATCTGTCtataggtttaaaatttttttatcagctgcaagtttacaacatgtactGTCACTAGGGCTGACTATGAATAGCGAGGTGAAAATGAACATCAAAACCAAGTTTACTAAAAGGTGAAGAAACACACATAATAAAGCTATATTTTGCGTTATTTTGATTCAGttgctttaaatataatatatagaaactaaTTTTTGGCTGCACAAACTGTTTGCCTTTTTCAGTATTTCTCTATTGCATAATAAACAGCAAGAGTTTAGTCAGTTAAGAGAATTATTAAGCTATCTTAAGAACCACATAACAAAACACCATAAAAGTTGCTACACATCAAGTTCAGGTACATATTGttctaataaaatcaaaatttaaggTGTAGCTTGTCTGTATCTAATTActtgcatatttaaaaattacattttttttatcaagaatttaagttttttttttgctaattttaggaaatttgccacaaaattacaaaagaaaggAAAATAGTTGGTGTTATAAAACAAGATACACTAAAGTAGACATAGAAACAACTgtaaataaagtgaaaaatcATGGATTTACCATAAGGAGGCTGCTAAAACATAATATTCTATAAGGAACActacataaaaaagtaaaagttgaaGATCAAGTACCAAAAAAGCATGGTGAACAAACCAGACTTGTTAGTTCAACAGAAAGTTTATTTGTTCAAACATTACTTATATGACTGACTGGAGAAACTGAGGCAATAAAATGTCTTGCAGGAAAACAGTTTTCTTCTACAATGTAAAAATGTCTATAAAGTGTTCATAGTCATCCCAATTGACAATAATTTACAATGTTATAATTTACAACATCATGTTGCAAATTTGTAGGTTACATTTGTAAACTTGTgcaaattagtttttaaagtaacatgttGAACTTGTtagtataaaacatttatattgtcttaaCAACTTTGATTAACTCAGTagccataataatttttattgtaatttttcttagtcaaaaatattatgaacatgtttttaatttaatgcaattaattaacattatttatcaTTGAAGGAGTCCCCTTGTGCATCATAGATCTAATGTGGTAGTAGATTAGTGGTTAAACATTTGGCTCACAATTAAGAGGTTGAGATTCAAATCTATTTTGTGCACTCTGAAATTTCTGTGCTCAATCTGTTTCCCTGTTTCAGCGCCctagtttaaaaatgtttgtatttctgagttagggattgagagagaataacttaaaaaaatgagtagctCCTTTATAAAGTAGCATCTCCCTATTGCTCCCTTGACTGTAGTGGATACTAGAGCAATGAGGAGgtgaatatataaaattaaaaaaatttacagtacacatacaataataaaaatttgtaattttgatcagtttttaaaaaaacccaaaaaactcataaaacccaaaaaaacccatttgGGTTGGCTTTTTTCCAACCCTGTTctgaaataacaatttaattattgcTGATAgctttaaataatcaatttattataaaaatgaattttttctttgaaatcatagttattataaaaaataaaaaaagtatttatatttctattgtgTTTGAAATTGCTGTACTGTGAAGTGAATACTGAATTGAATATATCAACAGCTTAATCCGCATAGAAGATAACTCCAGTTAACCAAACTGTGCAGGAGCAacataaaagtatttcataTGCCCATATAAACACTTACAtagatttttattgttattttttcatatctatatatttaaaatcataactAAACACAAAATGATGCATTTGTACGATGACGCCTTAGAAGTAAGAAAACCTGTTACTGAAATAAAGTCGACTTTACAAAAAAGTAGAGTTATTTTGCTTGTAGATTGAGCTGTCgatatgtaaaaaattgtattgcATTGTTGATAATCTTTAAAAGTTGATATTCTTATtgttaataatcttttaaagtaaaatgaaaatagatgaaaattaaatttaaaaatgttatgtgTTAAATGTGGAGGTGTGAGGACATTGAATCCTTTGAATAATGTAGGTTTTAAGTATGCTGATGACAagacaaaagaaataaacaagaaaaaaaatcccCTGACTACTTTGAACATGCTGAgcaacttaatttaaaaaaaattaatttggatgTTTTAGTTGATAAgcttaagttaaataaaaggcaaaaaaaaaacttgctaaaaCTATAGAAGTGTTTACTTAGTGTGAATGGTAAGTAGCTGCATAATATTTGACCAGCAGCTGTCCCTGTAAGCTTACAACCTAGTCTCTAAAAAGAATGTAGATATATTCTTTCAACTTGATGAATTAACTTAATGAATGTTTCAACTTGATGAACTAACCATTAACTTATGATTTTTATGGTTCAACTGGATGTATGATGGAAAGAAGTGGTTTGAGGAGTGCTCCTGAAACAGTCTATGTGCTGTAACAGCAAGACAAATGCACACAGGAAAAGTATTTGCACACATTATAAGTGGCCATTTTTATGTGCATCAgcagtaaatttaataatattaaaatagttttgaaaacaatttgaatGCTGGTAGGCAGAAAcatattttgataaacaaaagtAAGTGAAGCATTAGCATACCAACATTTCTGCATAAACCtgctaataaatataaaagaaatttatccTAGAAGAACATTTTACATTTGGAGTATTAGGAATAAACAATGTGACATatcattacaaaaaagaaatttgcaataaacttatttaagtttaaataagctaATACAAAAAGTTCTTGCATCAGTTTGATAATGAAATCAATTGGAACTTTGACAAAACTTTTTGGTGAAAtcttattattacttttttaaatagaaaattattctttgataaaaatcttcaatatattatctttttccTAATAAGACTTGCTAACCtagtggttaaaattaaaatatgcttTTGCCTTTATATTGCTCTAAATTTGACTTTGACAATCAGACaacaatttcaaatcaacaaCACATTTCTTAAAAACTATGCTCGTTTTGTTAGGTAATACTCTGATCTTAATACTttaatgttaacttttttttatattaaaattcaatattaattttttttcctgttttttaaAGTCTTAGTTTTTATCATTTCTGACAATAGTTTGTACATTATTACATCAGCAAATACAGAAAATAACAGTGGAAATTTAATTAGGAAAATCCTTTACTTAATCACAGCTAAGGTGCAGTATCTTATTCTTATCTTATGACAATAGTTTGCAATGCTGTGATGCCAAGATAAACTGTCATCTAGAAAACAACTAGaaggtttttaactttttaattactaGTAACTTACCATatcatacatataaatataactattacgtttgtaagttatttttatttagctgattaataaaataataaatattaaaaaaaaagttttaatatggtcaatttaaaaataaactttaacctAAACTGTATAATTCTTTACTTGCCTCTAAGCTAAATATAATTCATCTTACATTATTAAAGCCAATTAACATACAAAGTTCATTTTCCTGCTAAAAAGGTGAGCTGATATGTTTAAGCACTTTTAGTACCAAATAAATATAGCAGGTACTAGCTTTGAAACATGTAAATGATTGTTAAAAGCACTTGACTTTCACTATACCATCTTAAATTAGGAGGCTATAGTGAAAGTTAAGTTAATTATACCACTATACCATTAAGACTTAATGGTATAATGAGCTTTAATTTGTCTTTCAAGCTTTGCCTTTtctttatatcttattttatgGTAAGATTTTCGCTACACAGTATTATTTACCTTTTTAACAGTTATTCTTATCATTAATCTAATAGTATAAGGTATATACTTACTACTAgctattataattataattataataagagaTAATTATGctagataattttaatttgcaagtacctaaaaatcttaattacttagtaaaaataaagctaaataaaagtatagaaaaaaacagaacataatataacttatataatgaTTATTAGGGAAGCAGGAAATACCgtgcaacaaatttttattaaacgttATTTAGCTCATGTTTAAgtagaataatatataaaacatggtttacattattaaaataataaagaatacaTAATAATAGCTGTTAATTTATATACCTGATTCGTTATCTTTTTCGTATAgcgaataatttttattacttggtAAACTAAACTTGCTTATTAGTATGGGTATGAGTTCTTCGACAGAAGTTCTATTTGTAAGACGCACAGCTTTAGTTAACTCACTTTTCCCGTCATCATAATAGAATCTAACTGCTCCTTCGTAATCAAGCTCCTACAAAAATTTCTGAGATCAATCAATACAGATCAAAATAATagggattaaaaaaaaaaaagcagttcaACAAAAGGATTATTTACATGTCgttactatttttaaactaaaaaaagtcaaattcaAATAAGGTCATATTTTGTAGTCATATTTAGTCATATTTTGCAAGCTTAATTCATCCAAATAATGCGGTAAACTATAATGTAAAGAAACTTTGCAactcattatttattttacttggGTGACAAAAGGGTGTATGAAAGcgaaaaacagt
This window contains:
- the LOC100199832 gene encoding ras-associating and dilute domain-containing protein isoform X4, translating into MLVSVNNTKNLKSSLSTASEVNLNTSSKNKGSSEFIESSLNENKHKSLSFSSSSIFYDQDNDENNNPRSLQKVKKQSVTTRTQHPRSISKMFHKKKKDLQYNNTELSTNRLTPGILKVFGNNISAGLNYKAVRVSTISSAQEVIQMALERYAFENADPKDFVLCDVVGTFQSTNASYNTKQQNRPKKGEEDEQTIWNTEYIRIVNENEKPLVLQSLWKPTGNRFRRFELRRKQDVESSSFINTAEGLGRSSSDLSLFESSETSSASKSIDSGAKELPPVPFSPHSKCNGTHSENVVAPLYVPYLLLMQGFRNSSDKLLHKIDDPTIIVGPFSEGGIKYHIELFSSDILEPHAYLYKKLNSSTNSDETSVDDISFSIFVDPAKGAEVSINGEVITSETLLNPGSILGFGKSYYFLFKDPTQQDTGLPWLKLLKPNSTQPSNANYATINHVTKSIQTTNQVFTSDEKDSTENESSSDSSSEEEEIQYLAPRKEVEKSYLQMSYDIKNEDEVLNMILDIADSDLGAFKLTPMYFFMMVIEHSAATFTELQTRKLLLKISSGLQRIAWEKTKEIGKKNIKDEDPLVLLKCLLPELKPVLFWMSSAIEMLNFLQGKMSSYLLPRTMVTTNKEALLSADDELLTVLEEVIMFTFQQTVYHVTKVLYATLPSVIDSNPFRSNDSSDIANDKMESNVHPSVEKITIIFSKVLEVAKEFQVHTQITQQLFAYLFFFSNASLFNTLMEKGTGGKFYQWAKGVQMRTNLEYLESWAQFNGLIAQFDKYMIKIINAVDLLACSIVELTQMDWTSLRERFPSLNAAQLHQLLAEYNLGGKPRPRLWYPPPHEIEPALRSPDVLESFATHPPLMLPSDGFVMDLSKDPDSEDFFIFYDLFRNGGFKNKENESFRKGPVNSKKERTKSHINGIEVKEALKNQPVETSADNRRRSITVNEKMTENDSKISGEFQLNKNTVKYSSDINSVRNKASNPTSSSQVLGNYYNADGFHNVENTDELVNKARNLLESEKKVANNKNEYSVELVRGAKGLGLGLIDAMFTALQTNAIYIRTIVPDTPASRDPRLSIGDRLLGVNGISLVGCDYNQAMDIIKKAGDRLSFLISKSDKETVNKILSSAT
- the LOC100199832 gene encoding ras-associating and dilute domain-containing protein isoform X3 yields the protein MDDDLQPRKRDRTKSWKEYDGNEEIPMILSEGFLPIKFHNGELSELDYEGAVRFYYDDGKSELTKAVRLTNRTSVEELIPILISKFSLPSNKNYSLYEKDNESDETVLLLSEECPLARAISNKKIPRFILCENNSNISVKPEDSVSQYSSSKEEKKKKLFGKDKIENKVKKTDDPLVKKKKKSKTVPSFEITPLNTESSFDTDEITESAKSDISDTSVDWDKENVLNEKMLVSVNNTKNLKSSLSTASEVNLNTSSKNKGSSEFIESSLNENKHKSLSFSSSSIFYDQDNDENNNPRSLQKVKKQSVTTRTQHPRSISKMFHKKKKDLQYNNTELSTNRLTPGILKVFGNNISAGLNYKAVRVSTISSAQEVIQMALERYAFENADPKDFVLCDVVGTFQSTNASYNTKQQNRPKKGEEDEQTIWNTEYIRIVNENEKPLVLQSLWKPTGNRFRRFELRRKQDVESSSFINTAEGLGRSSSDLSLFESSETSSASKSIDSGAKELPPVPFSPHSKCNGTHSENVVAPLYVPYLLLMQGFRNSSDKLLHKIDDPTIIVGPFSEGGIKYHIELFSSDILEPHAYLYKKLNSSTNSDETSVDDISFSIFVDPAKGAEVSINGEVITSETLLNPGSILGFGKSYYFLFKDPTQQDTGLPWLKLLKPNSTQPSNANYATINHVTKSIQTTNQVFTSDEKDSTENESSSDSSSEEEEIQYLAPRKEVEKSYLQMSYDIKNEDEVLNMILDIADSDLGAFKLTPMYFFMMVIEHSAATFTELQTRKLLLKISSGLQRIAWEKTKEIGKKNIKDEDPLVLLKCLLPELKPVLFWMSSAIEMLNFLQGKMSSYLLPRTMVTTNKEALLSADDELLTVLEEVIMFTFQQTVYHVTKVLYATLPSVIDSNPFRSNDSSDIANDKMESNVHPSVEKITIIFSKVLEVAKEFQVHTQITQQLFAYLFFFSNASLFNTLMEKGTGGKFYQWAKGVQMRTNLEYLESWAQFNGLIAQFDKYMIKIINAVDLLACSIVELTQMDWTSLRERFPSLNAAQLHQLLAEYNLGGKPRPRLWYPPPHEIEPALRSPDVLESFATHPPLMLPSDGFVMDLSKDPDSEDFFIFYDLFRNGGFKNKENESFRKGPVNSKKERTKSHINGIEVKEALKNQPVETSADNRRRSITVNEKMTENDSKISGEFQLNKNTVKYSSDINSVRNKASNPTSSSQVLGNYYNADGFHNVENTDELVNKARNLLESEKKVANNKNEYSVELVRGAKGLGLGLIDAMFTALQTNAIYIRTIVPDTPASRDPRLSIGDRLLGVNGISLVGCDYNQAMDIIKKAGDRLSFLISKSDKETVNKILSSAT